Proteins encoded by one window of Lusitaniella coriacea LEGE 07157:
- a CDS encoding plasmid mobilization protein, which translates to MKTEKIFVRLTEYEKRQLETEAANRGMTKSELIRSLIARFPEPKKSP; encoded by the coding sequence ATGAAAACTGAAAAAATCTTTGTCAGACTTACTGAATACGAAAAACGGCAACTGGAAACAGAAGCCGCAAATAGAGGTATGACCAAATCTGAGTTAATTAGAAGTTTAATCGCTCGTTTCCCAGAGCCAAAAAAGTCCCCCTAG